A region of Streptomyces deccanensis DNA encodes the following proteins:
- a CDS encoding DUF6177 family protein, producing the protein MTKDVIALTPKMPDVWALMTSLYAGGSDLDLSAAAEGAVVQLHGPGGRPLVSVESPVLVQVPGEAERLLGQAMDVPFWWTEARASTAVPEAERLAGVVCGRLNALLGGATWPAGAASTQVVDVSAVPSAGSGQPAVDVVTDHAAVVLIDRPVVALTSWLAEIMRTAAVSRRSLQIVTPRGVRLSPAARTTLARVPNRWVVQDPECGYYDGLSGAVLRWRDGAFSPALAEDGTATVAAAFTRTARGVADGPGNHSAVGSAEDAAVGRAEDAAHRPARGPAGGQEAGHTSGPADGRAEDAAVGRATGRAGGPTGGPADGDAPGRQLIVALRTVHRADEHLLLGGALEAAWKALTGTAPAGWGTAEPVNLPWSPRQLTDLARERAPEPSHLIVVGTPDRPATATVRVTRTTKGVEEDAVLAIGYAAGEDPPLDRIEALADTLVREHGLRTMLTSVRVARADLTTAPRLEGPPVPYAFTLGPDDVHTIGLDHARRPPVEVRARHLGPTSRPALHYPLGDGTDPASWARLQQLTAHLRSDHSRPVTPAQRG; encoded by the coding sequence GTGACCAAGGACGTCATCGCCCTCACCCCGAAGATGCCGGATGTGTGGGCCCTCATGACGAGTCTGTACGCCGGTGGCTCCGACCTGGACCTGTCGGCGGCGGCCGAGGGCGCGGTCGTCCAGTTGCACGGGCCCGGTGGCCGCCCGCTGGTGTCCGTGGAGTCGCCCGTGCTGGTCCAGGTGCCCGGTGAGGCGGAGCGGCTGCTCGGGCAGGCCATGGACGTCCCGTTCTGGTGGACGGAGGCGCGGGCGTCCACGGCCGTCCCGGAGGCGGAGCGGCTCGCGGGGGTGGTGTGCGGGCGACTCAACGCCCTGCTGGGCGGCGCGACCTGGCCCGCCGGGGCGGCGAGCACGCAGGTGGTCGACGTCTCCGCCGTACCGTCGGCGGGGTCGGGGCAGCCCGCCGTGGACGTCGTGACGGACCACGCGGCCGTGGTCCTCATCGACCGGCCGGTGGTGGCGCTGACCAGCTGGCTCGCGGAGATCATGCGGACGGCGGCGGTGTCCCGGCGGTCCCTGCAGATCGTCACGCCGCGTGGCGTACGCCTGAGCCCCGCCGCCCGCACGACGCTGGCGCGCGTCCCCAACCGCTGGGTCGTCCAGGACCCGGAGTGCGGGTACTACGACGGCTTGTCGGGGGCGGTGCTGCGCTGGCGGGACGGCGCGTTCTCACCCGCGCTCGCGGAGGACGGGACGGCGACGGTGGCGGCGGCGTTCACGCGCACGGCGCGGGGCGTGGCGGACGGCCCGGGGAACCACTCTGCGGTCGGCTCGGCGGAGGACGCCGCGGTCGGCCGGGCGGAGGACGCCGCGCATCGCCCGGCGCGAGGCCCCGCAGGCGGCCAGGAGGCCGGCCACACCAGCGGCCCGGCGGACGGCCGGGCGGAAGACGCCGCCGTCGGCCGGGCGACGGGACGGGCGGGCGGCCCCACCGGTGGCCCGGCGGACGGGGACGCTCCCGGCCGGCAACTGATCGTCGCCCTCCGGACCGTGCACCGGGCCGACGAGCACCTGCTGCTGGGCGGTGCCCTGGAGGCGGCCTGGAAGGCGCTGACCGGCACGGCGCCGGCGGGCTGGGGCACGGCCGAGCCCGTCAACCTGCCCTGGTCACCACGGCAGTTGACCGACCTCGCCCGGGAGCGGGCGCCCGAACCCTCGCACCTGATCGTGGTCGGCACACCGGACCGGCCGGCGACGGCGACGGTCCGGGTGACGCGGACGACGAAGGGCGTGGAGGAGGACGCGGTCCTAGCGATCGGCTACGCGGCCGGTGAGGACCCGCCGCTGGACCGGATCGAGGCGCTGGCCGACACCCTGGTCCGGGAGCACGGTCTGCGGACCATGCTGACCTCGGTGCGGGTGGCCCGCGCCGACCTGACGACCGCGCCCCGGCTGGAGGGCCCGCCGGTCCCGTACGCCTTCACGCTCGGCCCGGACGACGTCCACACCATCGGCCTGGACCACGCCCGCCGCCCCCCGGTGGAGGTCCGTGCGCGGCACCTCGGCCCGACGTCCCGCCCGGCCCTGCACTACCCCCTCGGCGACGGCACGGACCCGGCCTCCTGGGCACGGCTCCAGCAGCTCACGGCCCATCTCAGGAGCGATCATTCCCGGCCAGTCACCCCAGCCCAGCGAGGGTGA